The proteins below come from a single Kosakonia sp. SMBL-WEM22 genomic window:
- a CDS encoding AAA family ATPase, which translates to MYLSKLGIRNFRNFEAAHIPLAGNVVLLGENRVGKSNLLFAIRLVIDPTLPDSARQLKLSDFWDGCDLESNPQIEVHLEFADFDSDPCLSALLTDFRIAEDPTVARLSYIFRKKEEVDGAPRSGEDCEFIVFGGGLESRAIPGRVRRRIAIDMLDALRDAEAQLASWRNSPLRPLLEDAFSTLSRADLDRVATELQAATETMEKFPSIKVLENSLRGGILDLAGTAHDLDARLRFAPTDPLRLMRSISMFIDDGKRGIIEASLGSANVALISLKLAEFAWRREKNERNFSLLCIEEPEAHLHPQLQRAVFHKLFNNADKDQSLIVTSHSPTLATIAPLRSVVRICRDPKGRSRAFSLAELPVNSEELDDIERYLTATRSELLFANGVIFVEGDAEEVLLPGFAQAMGINLDQLGITVCNVAGVNFEPYVKLAASLGLPFSVITDWDPLDGTKQPMGKTRSISIWQAYSDVSAKLKKLTPENMIWLNRSSYEACKAVFERIGIFLNDQTFEVAVANTTGLKEALLDILDEQGFGALRSSRIASWRAGIVPDPTQLLAMISDIGKGRLAAKLKQKAPELAPPEYIASAIQYVVSNV; encoded by the coding sequence ATGTATTTATCAAAACTTGGAATCCGTAATTTTAGAAACTTTGAGGCTGCTCACATTCCACTGGCAGGTAATGTTGTGTTATTGGGGGAAAATCGTGTCGGTAAAAGTAATCTGCTTTTCGCAATTCGACTGGTTATTGATCCTACTCTTCCTGATTCAGCCAGGCAGCTTAAGCTGTCAGATTTCTGGGATGGCTGCGACCTTGAATCAAACCCTCAAATTGAGGTGCACCTTGAATTCGCCGATTTCGACAGTGACCCTTGCCTCTCAGCTCTGTTGACCGATTTTCGCATCGCAGAGGATCCTACCGTAGCAAGGTTGAGCTACATTTTTCGAAAAAAGGAAGAAGTCGATGGGGCTCCACGTTCGGGTGAAGACTGTGAGTTTATTGTTTTTGGCGGAGGTCTGGAATCGCGAGCCATTCCTGGACGCGTCAGGCGGCGGATCGCCATTGATATGCTGGACGCGTTACGCGATGCAGAAGCTCAACTTGCTTCCTGGCGAAACTCCCCGCTACGTCCCTTATTGGAAGATGCATTCTCTACACTGAGCCGAGCCGATTTGGATCGCGTAGCAACTGAGCTTCAGGCAGCAACGGAAACCATGGAGAAGTTCCCATCAATTAAGGTTCTCGAAAATTCTCTGCGTGGTGGCATTCTTGACCTGGCTGGAACTGCTCACGATTTAGATGCCCGCCTCCGTTTTGCACCTACTGACCCGCTTAGATTGATGCGTTCTATCTCTATGTTCATCGATGATGGAAAGAGAGGCATTATTGAAGCGAGCCTGGGTTCTGCGAACGTGGCTCTGATATCACTCAAGCTAGCAGAGTTTGCATGGCGACGTGAAAAGAATGAACGTAATTTCTCTCTGCTTTGTATTGAAGAACCCGAAGCACACCTTCACCCACAGCTTCAGCGTGCTGTTTTTCACAAACTTTTCAATAATGCTGACAAAGATCAGTCTTTGATTGTAACGAGCCATTCTCCCACCTTGGCAACCATTGCTCCTCTTCGTTCTGTCGTTCGCATTTGCAGGGATCCTAAAGGGCGTTCACGAGCTTTTTCCCTAGCCGAGCTGCCAGTAAACAGTGAAGAACTCGACGACATTGAACGATATTTAACAGCAACCAGATCGGAGCTGCTTTTTGCTAATGGAGTAATATTTGTTGAAGGCGATGCTGAGGAGGTTTTACTTCCAGGTTTCGCACAGGCCATGGGGATCAATCTCGACCAGCTTGGGATTACGGTATGTAACGTAGCGGGAGTTAATTTTGAACCATACGTGAAGCTGGCAGCCAGCCTCGGACTACCTTTTTCCGTCATAACCGACTGGGATCCACTGGATGGTACGAAACAACCGATGGGTAAAACACGTTCAATTAGTATCTGGCAGGCATATAGCGATGTGTCGGCGAAACTGAAAAAACTAACCCCTGAAAATATGATTTGGTTGAATAGAAGTTCTTATGAAGCTTGTAAGGCTGTATTTGAAAGGATTGGCATTTTTTTAAACGATCAGACATTTGAAGTCGCTGTGGCCAATACGACAGGCCTCAAAGAAGCGCTGCTTGATATCCTCGATGAACAGGGATTTGGTGCGTTACGTTCATCAAGGATTGCTTCATGGCGTGCTGGTATTGTTCCAGACCCGACGCAACTTCTCGCGATGATATCAGACATAGGTAAAGGACGTTTGGCTGCCAAGCTGAAGCAAAAGGCACCTGAGCTTGCGCCGCCGGAGTATATTGCTTCAGCTATTCAATATGTGGTGTCGAATGTCTGA
- a CDS encoding ATP-dependent helicase, whose amino-acid sequence MSDWRALSDALNELLPNREQYAAATYPGHCVVIAGPGSGKTKTLTTAMARVLIEEVADPRGVACITYNNECASELEGRLACFKVIGDDRNFIGTVHSFALNQVLIPYSRCIPGLLPDDFRVATRDESRAAVEMAYQARFGTDGDPHARWKFAEEKRRRDVNRLLPAWRNNNPELADFIEGYEAELRRLGLIDFDDMPLIAFRIISEHEWVRNAIRSRYPVLFVDEYQDLGHALHELVLLLCFNGGIRLFAVGDADQSIYGFNGANPGLLDSLVSRADVRPFRLRFNYRSGAKIIRASLGALGEDRDYTGPDGNPEGELGFHGINGDYDAQAHFIAHDLIPSLFERGFQPERIGVLYRAAWLGDKVADEFKARNIAIIRADSNALIKRNSRLSRFIEACSQWVTGGWKEASPPFNLLLGQALFLVYGRRASRAEEQLQTVQLITFLRNGIDKAESAHEWLRRLNDEIITGWMGISQNTQQEWDVIAELLKRTDPLRGLDVSLDVFAGKVEGSGRIALSTFHSAKGREFDVAIMFGVNKYDFPSKRDMASGNALREARRLFYVGVTRPRKELHLVYEKGKHSPWITELYHRSQRM is encoded by the coding sequence ATGTCTGACTGGCGCGCACTTTCAGATGCTCTTAATGAGCTATTGCCGAACAGAGAGCAGTACGCTGCGGCCACATACCCTGGCCACTGCGTAGTTATTGCTGGGCCAGGCAGCGGGAAAACCAAAACACTTACGACCGCCATGGCACGTGTCCTGATTGAAGAGGTCGCTGACCCCCGAGGCGTGGCCTGTATTACTTACAACAATGAATGCGCTTCTGAACTTGAAGGACGTCTGGCATGCTTTAAGGTCATTGGCGATGATCGGAACTTTATTGGTACCGTACATAGCTTTGCATTAAATCAGGTTCTAATCCCCTACTCACGATGTATACCGGGTTTGCTGCCGGATGATTTTCGTGTGGCGACCAGAGATGAGAGTCGCGCGGCTGTTGAAATGGCTTACCAGGCTAGATTCGGAACTGACGGAGATCCTCATGCACGGTGGAAATTTGCAGAAGAGAAACGACGCCGGGATGTGAATCGACTCCTACCGGCTTGGCGAAATAACAATCCGGAGCTGGCAGATTTTATTGAAGGTTATGAGGCAGAACTTCGGCGCTTAGGACTGATTGACTTCGATGATATGCCACTCATTGCTTTTCGTATTATTAGTGAGCATGAATGGGTACGTAATGCTATCCGGTCGCGTTATCCTGTCTTGTTTGTAGATGAATATCAGGATCTGGGGCACGCTCTTCATGAGCTGGTACTGCTGCTGTGCTTTAACGGTGGAATACGATTATTTGCGGTCGGGGATGCAGATCAGTCCATTTACGGATTTAATGGTGCAAATCCAGGGCTACTGGACAGTCTTGTTTCACGGGCAGATGTTAGACCGTTCCGTCTTCGCTTTAACTATCGATCTGGCGCTAAAATTATCAGGGCATCATTAGGAGCCTTGGGAGAAGACCGCGATTATACTGGCCCCGATGGTAATCCAGAGGGAGAGTTAGGATTCCATGGGATTAATGGGGATTATGACGCACAGGCGCATTTTATCGCTCATGATCTAATTCCCTCGTTGTTTGAAAGAGGGTTTCAGCCTGAACGCATTGGGGTTCTTTACCGGGCAGCCTGGCTTGGCGATAAAGTTGCGGATGAGTTCAAGGCCAGAAATATTGCCATAATACGTGCTGACAGTAATGCTCTCATTAAGCGTAATTCTCGTCTTTCACGTTTCATCGAAGCATGCAGTCAGTGGGTTACAGGGGGATGGAAAGAAGCCTCTCCGCCATTTAACCTATTACTGGGTCAGGCGCTCTTTCTTGTTTATGGCCGCCGCGCAAGCCGTGCTGAAGAACAATTACAGACCGTACAGCTCATCACTTTTTTACGAAACGGAATCGATAAAGCGGAAAGTGCTCACGAGTGGCTGAGACGTTTAAATGATGAAATCATCACCGGCTGGATGGGTATCTCACAGAACACTCAGCAGGAATGGGATGTCATCGCTGAGTTACTGAAACGAACCGATCCCCTCAGGGGATTGGATGTGTCTCTGGATGTTTTCGCTGGGAAAGTAGAAGGAAGCGGGCGCATTGCCCTTAGTACTTTTCATAGTGCAAAAGGTCGAGAATTTGATGTAGCCATAATGTTTGGAGTAAATAAATATGATTTCCCAAGTAAGCGAGATATGGCTTCAGGTAATGCACTCCGCGAAGCACGACGCCTCTTTTATGTAGGCGTCACCCGCCCTCGAAAAGAGCTGCACTTGGTTTATGAAAAAGGTAAACATTCGCCTTGGATTACCGAACTGTATCATCGCAGTCAGCGGATGTAG
- a CDS encoding TniQ family protein gives MLLKPFPNETLHGRLCRSLSVSGYSVQKFTRSLGLESRSSFHPFLTQHLTDIADVNHENPRLLWLEQTLFPLWVWAMPRYAKELRQLNGPPARLQWFYQLTGNHSSQRMQLHFCPACAREDAMHYGVPYWHCEHQIPGVSVCYRHRCQLLSRPVPSSPHIAVEYYPDQFYESEQCDNIDVDFARYACVLFSNLVHQIENPIIDADIHLPKRIQLSKAENSRRIKLDTALNNLVKCIWDSDTEPAVVEKLRLLHYIYDRSDNIPPSRKLFLKFCLQRYFAISDKVNLAIKDESQYYEERHLYDNRISTAEIKSLMQKTWLHSSLDQNKPKRKPSTGE, from the coding sequence ATGTTATTAAAACCATTTCCTAATGAAACTCTGCATGGCAGACTATGCAGAAGCCTTTCTGTAAGTGGGTATTCAGTACAAAAATTTACAAGAAGCCTTGGGCTGGAATCCAGATCATCATTCCATCCTTTCCTGACACAGCATTTGACAGACATTGCTGATGTTAACCACGAAAACCCCAGGCTCCTCTGGTTAGAACAAACTTTATTTCCTTTATGGGTATGGGCAATGCCCCGTTATGCAAAAGAACTGCGCCAGTTGAATGGTCCACCGGCACGCCTGCAATGGTTTTATCAACTTACTGGTAATCACAGCTCTCAAAGGATGCAACTTCACTTCTGCCCTGCATGCGCCAGAGAAGATGCGATGCATTATGGCGTGCCATACTGGCATTGCGAACATCAGATCCCGGGTGTCAGTGTCTGTTACCGCCACCGCTGTCAATTATTGTCTAGGCCAGTACCATCTAGCCCTCACATTGCTGTTGAATATTACCCTGATCAATTTTATGAATCGGAACAGTGTGACAATATTGACGTTGATTTTGCACGCTATGCCTGTGTTTTATTTTCTAACTTAGTGCATCAAATAGAAAACCCAATTATTGATGCAGATATTCACTTACCAAAGAGAATACAACTTAGTAAAGCTGAAAATTCAAGAAGGATAAAACTCGACACTGCACTCAATAACCTCGTCAAGTGTATATGGGATAGTGATACTGAACCTGCAGTGGTCGAAAAATTACGATTACTTCATTATATTTATGACCGCAGTGATAATATCCCCCCTTCACGTAAATTATTTCTTAAATTCTGTTTGCAACGATACTTCGCCATTTCAGACAAAGTGAACTTAGCAATAAAAGATGAATCTCAATATTATGAGGAGCGTCATTTATATGATAATAGAATATCAACAGCTGAAATAAAATCACTAATGCAAAAAACATGGCTCCACTCCTCCCTTGATCAGAACAAACCCAAAAGGAAACCTTCAACTGGTGAATAA
- a CDS encoding ATP-binding protein has protein sequence MTVQAIYRKADLPEYRGNPLIEALPPQMSREEVMLSLSNFPEIDDNERELSNSIREQYIDRIDAFRCPQESFYDCYKAIVRLLRTGYVNRNPLDIHTVRFLHYSIDGSLGKTLGDGFHRPQAGTFSVTGMSGVGKSTMLEQVLGHFPQVIDHTEYHGHDLAPLRQVVWLKVNCPPNSKARDLTEILLAVIDDALGFERTPPPSRSGTLLRLIAQKIKTSFIGVLVIDEMQRLTRTNGDEQLINFLHEIVDTLGVPLIFCGNTEFEEKMRQRLRFARRAETAGFMRLNPLAYQTSDWQSFIQYLWRYQWTNVYTPLTDELNIQMHKLSKGNLAIAQRLFVNAQLKIIGTGNELITPALLRLSESVLTSRSDEFIVTDTLICAEEQQGLSAFEEIIRISEKPDVSPTQFKISKPRLVKSVHKSFTVTGDLQRPQHEEFAKMLNNYTAQTEAILAERCEAVLFRALSQNDCRYSALEHYDLLCKDPSIET, from the coding sequence ATGACTGTACAAGCGATATATCGTAAGGCAGACTTACCGGAGTACAGAGGCAATCCTCTTATTGAAGCGCTGCCCCCCCAGATGTCGAGGGAAGAGGTTATGCTGTCTCTCAGCAATTTTCCCGAGATTGATGATAATGAGCGTGAACTCAGCAACTCTATCCGTGAACAGTACATTGACCGAATAGATGCCTTCCGCTGCCCTCAAGAATCTTTCTATGATTGTTATAAAGCGATAGTCCGGCTCTTGCGAACTGGTTATGTGAACCGCAACCCGCTTGACATTCATACAGTGCGTTTTCTTCATTACAGCATCGACGGAAGTCTGGGTAAGACCTTGGGTGACGGTTTTCATCGTCCCCAGGCAGGAACATTTTCTGTTACAGGTATGAGCGGAGTTGGCAAATCAACGATGCTCGAACAGGTACTAGGACATTTTCCTCAGGTCATTGACCATACTGAATATCATGGGCACGACCTTGCTCCACTTCGTCAGGTTGTCTGGCTCAAAGTAAATTGCCCCCCAAATTCGAAAGCACGTGATTTGACTGAAATCTTACTTGCTGTCATTGATGATGCCCTTGGATTCGAGCGAACGCCCCCGCCATCACGCAGTGGAACATTACTCCGGCTCATCGCTCAGAAAATTAAGACTTCATTCATTGGCGTGCTGGTCATTGATGAAATGCAAAGGTTGACCCGCACAAACGGTGATGAGCAGCTTATAAATTTTCTTCACGAAATTGTCGATACATTAGGGGTGCCACTGATTTTTTGCGGAAATACTGAATTTGAAGAGAAAATGCGGCAACGTTTACGTTTTGCAAGACGAGCTGAAACCGCAGGTTTCATGCGTCTCAATCCGCTCGCATATCAGACTTCAGACTGGCAATCTTTCATTCAGTACCTTTGGCGATATCAATGGACTAATGTCTACACCCCGCTTACTGATGAGCTCAACATTCAAATGCATAAGCTATCGAAAGGAAATCTGGCAATAGCTCAACGATTATTTGTGAATGCACAATTAAAAATTATTGGCACTGGTAATGAATTAATCACACCCGCTTTGCTAAGGCTTTCCGAATCTGTATTAACCAGTCGGTCAGACGAATTTATTGTTACGGATACGCTTATTTGTGCTGAAGAACAGCAAGGATTATCGGCTTTTGAGGAGATAATTAGAATAAGTGAAAAACCAGATGTCAGCCCGACACAATTTAAGATATCCAAGCCCAGACTCGTAAAATCGGTCCACAAATCATTTACTGTTACAGGTGATTTACAGCGACCTCAACACGAGGAATTTGCGAAGATGTTGAATAACTATACTGCGCAAACTGAGGCTATCCTCGCTGAACGATGCGAGGCAGTGCTATTTCGAGCTCTATCGCAAAACGATTGTCGATACAGTGCGCTGGAACATTACGATCTGCTTTGCAAAGATCCTTCAATCGAAACCTGA
- a CDS encoding TnsA endonuclease N-terminal domain-containing protein — protein sequence MSRGRRFTSLESYEKALKDGVGIGSGENYQPWIRPQDFKQSTGIRSAIRGLKTFRQHNTLSSIESEFYYLAEFNDAVIDIREQFPLLPITLTQNISRILNVPHPTLRRNVKSTDIAATPAVMTTDFVLTFRNPNGSIKYRAYSIKPDEIISKRDAEKQEIERLFWEGINIQFQVYTGSKINKIKSENINWFTAPFRMNGLPDLNIDSSILRRLPPGQYMISDIVKKMSLFLRIPPERSLFILKFMLATKSIEVDLTSDIVNCGYISVLRNSAYEVGLTNENN from the coding sequence ATGAGCAGAGGAAGACGGTTTACATCGCTTGAGAGCTATGAAAAAGCACTTAAAGACGGGGTGGGTATCGGCTCTGGGGAAAACTATCAGCCATGGATTAGGCCACAAGACTTTAAACAATCTACAGGAATACGCTCAGCCATACGTGGTTTAAAAACATTCAGACAGCACAATACATTGTCCAGTATTGAAAGTGAATTTTACTACCTTGCCGAATTCAATGATGCTGTAATAGATATTCGCGAGCAATTTCCTCTTCTGCCGATCACTCTCACTCAAAATATTTCTCGCATTCTTAATGTTCCTCATCCGACATTACGCCGTAACGTCAAAAGCACAGACATCGCGGCAACGCCTGCTGTTATGACAACTGACTTCGTTCTGACATTCAGGAATCCAAATGGAAGCATCAAATACCGCGCTTACTCTATCAAACCAGATGAAATAATTTCCAAACGTGATGCAGAAAAGCAGGAGATTGAACGACTTTTCTGGGAGGGAATTAACATTCAGTTCCAGGTTTACACAGGTAGTAAAATTAATAAGATTAAGAGCGAAAATATTAATTGGTTTACTGCACCTTTTCGTATGAATGGGTTGCCAGATTTAAACATTGACTCTTCGATACTGAGAAGACTACCACCCGGCCAGTATATGATTTCTGATATTGTCAAAAAAATGTCTTTGTTCCTGCGAATCCCTCCTGAAAGATCACTTTTTATACTGAAATTTATGTTGGCAACTAAAAGCATTGAAGTAGATTTGACTTCGGACATCGTCAATTGTGGGTACATTTCAGTTTTACGTAACAGTGCATACGAGGTGGGCCTGACTAATGAAAATAATTGA
- a CDS encoding glycoside hydrolase family 1 protein yields MSRTLPTGFLWGNSVSSMQTEGAWNEGGKGMSVYDIREASEFASDWKVATDSYHRYEEDFDLMQDLGMNCYRFQIAWSRVCPEGDGEFNQEGIDFYARFIDGLLARGIEPMVCLYHFDMPLALAEKYNGFVDRHVLDAFVRYGQKMIDCFGSKVKYWLTFNEQNIYHMPGAFQVGGYLKGEKTLRELYQIQHHVMMAHVLLTHYLHDTQPGKLMGGMLAHQLIYPATCKPRDIFCAMQYDEFLNQNLLRVYAGQGYSPAVMAVVEKEGFGDIYRDEDLAQIARVKNDFMAFSYYASKTLDSDAIGTDTPVNYYLHEGDKPNPYLEATEWGWQIDPLGFRAIITRYYNDWRLPVFPIENGIGVIEEWDGVNPIDDEYRIAYHRDHLQAMQDAMFEDGAQVIGYLGWGLIDILSSQGDMRKRYGVVYVNRDNHDLKDMRRVPKKSYRWLQRVIRSNGRDL; encoded by the coding sequence ATGAGCAGAACATTACCGACCGGTTTTTTATGGGGCAACTCCGTCTCCAGCATGCAGACCGAAGGGGCGTGGAATGAGGGCGGAAAAGGGATGTCGGTCTACGATATCCGCGAAGCCAGCGAATTCGCCTCCGACTGGAAAGTCGCCACCGACTCCTATCACCGCTACGAGGAAGATTTCGATCTGATGCAGGATCTGGGCATGAACTGCTACCGCTTTCAGATCGCCTGGAGCCGCGTTTGCCCTGAGGGTGACGGTGAATTCAATCAGGAGGGCATCGATTTTTACGCGCGCTTTATTGACGGTCTGCTGGCGCGCGGCATTGAGCCGATGGTCTGCCTTTACCACTTCGATATGCCGCTGGCGCTGGCAGAAAAGTATAACGGTTTTGTCGATCGCCACGTGCTGGACGCCTTTGTGCGCTATGGCCAGAAGATGATCGACTGCTTCGGCAGCAAGGTGAAGTACTGGCTCACCTTTAACGAGCAGAATATCTACCATATGCCCGGCGCGTTTCAGGTTGGCGGCTACCTGAAGGGCGAAAAAACTCTGCGCGAGCTTTACCAGATTCAGCACCACGTGATGATGGCGCACGTGCTGCTGACGCACTATCTGCACGATACCCAGCCCGGCAAACTGATGGGCGGCATGCTCGCGCACCAGCTGATCTACCCGGCTACCTGCAAACCGCGCGATATCTTCTGTGCCATGCAGTATGACGAATTCCTCAATCAGAACCTGCTGCGCGTCTACGCCGGGCAGGGCTACAGCCCGGCGGTGATGGCGGTGGTGGAAAAAGAGGGCTTCGGCGATATCTACCGGGATGAGGATCTGGCGCAGATCGCGCGCGTCAAAAACGACTTTATGGCCTTCAGCTACTACGCCAGCAAAACGCTGGATAGCGACGCCATTGGCACGGATACGCCGGTCAACTACTACCTGCACGAAGGTGACAAGCCTAACCCTTACCTTGAAGCGACGGAGTGGGGCTGGCAGATCGATCCGCTCGGTTTTCGCGCCATCATTACCCGCTACTACAACGACTGGCGGCTGCCGGTCTTCCCGATTGAGAACGGCATCGGCGTGATTGAGGAGTGGGACGGCGTCAACCCGATTGATGATGAGTACCGCATTGCCTATCACCGCGATCACCTGCAGGCGATGCAGGATGCGATGTTTGAAGATGGCGCGCAGGTGATTGGCTATCTCGGCTGGGGACTTATCGACATTCTCAGCTCCCAGGGGGATATGCGTAAACGCTACGGCGTGGTCTACGTCAACCGCGATAACCACGACCTGAAAGATATGCGACGCGTACCGAAAAAGAGCTACCGCTGGCTGCAACGGGTGATCCGTAGCAACGGGCGTGACCTGTAA
- a CDS encoding PTS transporter subunit EIIC encodes MSETKITPKMQLFVDKFVEFSARLANQVHLRSLRDAFAAVMPIFILAGLAVLINNVIFPWVLEGETLARFKVWGEAVINGTLNIAALLIAPMTAWSLARNKNFENPVSAVVIAIASFIIMMPMQLDVVPVGSKTTVSVAQMLSFANIGTTGIFAGVIIGLLSTELFIRVASVKRFSISLGDNVPSAVGQSFSALIPTIITLSIFAMMAALLANLLHTDLIHLITTLIQQPLRQINTSLPGTLFIYSFGNFLFTLGIHQTVVNGVILEPLLLINTNENMLAFANGQPIPHIINSIFVPTFGMIGGTGSTLSLLIAIFIFARQQSAKQVARLAISPGLFNINEPVIFGLPIVFNLPLMIPFVLLPALGIWFAWFCTTMGWMARCVVMIPWTTPPILSAWLATAGDWRAVVVQLIIIIFGVFFYLPFLKIAERVALRNNGID; translated from the coding sequence ATGTCTGAGACAAAAATCACGCCGAAAATGCAGTTATTCGTCGATAAGTTCGTGGAGTTCTCCGCCCGCCTGGCAAATCAGGTGCATCTGCGATCCCTGCGCGACGCGTTCGCGGCAGTGATGCCGATCTTCATCCTCGCCGGGCTGGCGGTACTGATCAATAACGTCATTTTCCCCTGGGTGCTGGAGGGGGAGACGCTGGCACGCTTTAAGGTGTGGGGCGAAGCGGTCATTAACGGCACGCTGAATATCGCGGCCCTGTTGATTGCGCCAATGACCGCCTGGTCGCTGGCGCGCAATAAGAACTTCGAAAACCCGGTCTCAGCGGTGGTCATTGCGATTGCCAGTTTTATCATCATGATGCCGATGCAGCTCGATGTGGTGCCGGTGGGAAGTAAAACGACGGTGAGCGTCGCGCAGATGCTGTCGTTTGCCAATATCGGCACCACCGGCATTTTCGCCGGAGTGATTATCGGCCTGCTCTCGACGGAGCTCTTTATCCGTGTCGCCAGCGTGAAGCGCTTCTCCATTTCGCTTGGCGACAATGTGCCGTCGGCGGTGGGGCAATCCTTCTCGGCGCTGATCCCGACCATCATCACCCTGTCGATCTTCGCGATGATGGCAGCGCTGCTGGCGAACCTGCTGCACACGGATTTGATCCATCTCATTACCACCCTGATCCAGCAGCCGCTGCGCCAGATCAACACCAGCCTGCCGGGCACGCTCTTTATCTACAGCTTCGGTAACTTCCTCTTTACGCTCGGTATTCACCAGACGGTGGTTAACGGCGTGATCCTCGAACCGCTGCTACTCATTAACACTAATGAGAATATGCTGGCCTTCGCCAACGGTCAGCCGATCCCGCATATTATCAACAGCATTTTTGTGCCGACCTTCGGCATGATTGGCGGCACCGGCAGCACGCTGTCGCTACTGATCGCCATTTTTATCTTCGCTAGGCAGCAGTCGGCAAAGCAGGTGGCACGGCTGGCCATTTCGCCGGGGCTGTTCAACATCAACGAACCGGTGATTTTCGGCCTGCCGATTGTCTTTAACCTGCCGCTGATGATCCCCTTTGTACTACTCCCGGCATTGGGCATCTGGTTCGCCTGGTTCTGCACGACGATGGGCTGGATGGCGCGCTGCGTGGTGATGATCCCGTGGACTACGCCGCCGATTTTAAGCGCCTGGCTGGCGACGGCGGGCGACTGGCGGGCGGTGGTGGTTCAGTTGATAATCATCATCTTTGGTGTATTCTTCTACCTGCCTTTCCTCAAAATTGCCGAGAGAGTGGCCTTAAGAAACAATGGGATAGACTAA
- a CDS encoding GntR family transcriptional regulator: MAAKYITIAREIKRRILSQQYPASAPLPDQFALAAEFNTSRMTIQQAMRQLIVEGLVYTRQGQGTFIRKNFLQLSRWDLPGSDYFGATKTWENVGEVTSKIVRFDLRFASEKEQASLLVGPDEPVYDFVRLRLLEGEPVSLEFTLMPVNLVPGLNRSHLESSVFRYVQDDLALKIMGSYRIVRALKPCDEDKQYLNCDETDPVLEVEQVIYLEDGTPLEYAHCHYRYDHGGVIVVNHG, encoded by the coding sequence ATGGCGGCAAAATATATCACCATCGCGCGGGAAATTAAGCGGCGCATTCTTAGCCAGCAGTACCCTGCCAGCGCGCCGCTGCCGGACCAGTTCGCGCTGGCGGCGGAGTTTAATACCAGCCGCATGACCATCCAGCAGGCGATGCGTCAGCTAATTGTTGAGGGGCTGGTCTATACCCGCCAGGGGCAGGGTACCTTTATCCGCAAAAACTTCCTTCAGCTGTCGCGTTGGGATCTCCCGGGCAGCGACTATTTTGGTGCCACCAAAACCTGGGAGAATGTCGGCGAAGTGACCAGCAAGATTGTGCGCTTCGATCTGCGTTTTGCCAGCGAAAAGGAGCAGGCTTCGCTGCTGGTGGGGCCGGATGAGCCGGTGTATGACTTTGTGCGCCTGCGTCTGCTGGAGGGGGAACCGGTGTCTTTGGAGTTCACGCTGATGCCGGTAAACCTGGTGCCGGGGCTTAACCGCAGCCATCTGGAAAGCTCGGTGTTTCGCTATGTGCAGGACGATCTGGCGCTAAAAATTATGGGGTCGTACCGCATTGTCCGTGCGCTGAAGCCCTGCGACGAGGATAAGCAGTACCTCAATTGTGACGAGACCGATCCGGTGCTGGAGGTGGAGCAGGTTATCTACCTGGAGGATGGCACGCCGCTGGAGTATGCCCATTGCCATTACCGCTACGATCACGGCGGGGTGATTGTGGTTAACCACGGATAA